Part of the Mycolicibacterium mageritense genome is shown below.
GCTGGTGCCGACCATGGGGGCGCTGCACGACGGGCACCTCACCCTCATCCGGGCGGCCAAACGCGTTCCCGGCTCGGTGGTCGTGGTGTCGATCTTCGTCAACCCGCTGCAGTTCGGTGCGGGCGAAGACCTCGACGCCTACCCCCGCACGCTCGACGACGATCTCGCCGCGCTGCGTGCCGAGGGCGTCGAGATCGCGTTCACCCCCACCGCGGCGGACATGTACCCCGAGGGCCCCCGCACCTCGGTGGATCCCGGACCCATCGGCTCCGAGCTCGAAGGCGCCTCGCGCCCAGGTCATTTCGCGGGCGTGCTCACCGTGGTGATGAAACTGCTGCAGATCGTGCGTCCGGACCGCGCGTTCTTCGGTGAGAAGGACTATCAGCAACTGGTGCTGATCCGGCAGATGGTCAACGACCTCAACATCGACGTGCGCATCGTCGGGGTGCCGATCGTGCGGGAATCCGACGGCTTGGCGATGTCGTCGCGCAACCGCTACCTCAGCGAGGACGAGCGCGAGCAGGCAGGCGCGCTGTCGGCCTCGCTGCTCGCGGGGATGTACGGGGCCGGGGAAGGTGTCTCGGCCGCGCTGGATGCCGCACGCGCGGTGCTCGACGAGGTTTCGGCCATCGCCGTCGACTATCTGGAGGTGCGGGGCGTCGACCTCGGGCCCGCGCCCGCGTCGGGCCCGGCCCGCATGCTCATCGCCGCGCGGCTCGGCACGACCCGGCTGCTGGACAACATTGCCATCGACATCGGCGTGCCCTCCGGGCCCGGCCCCGACGTCGCCTACGACGAGCACGAACTTCCGTGGAGAAACTGATGTTGCGCACCATGCTGAAATCCAAGATCCACCGCGCCACCGTCACGCAGGCAGACCTGCACTACGTCGGCTCGGTCACCATCGACGCCGACCTGATGGAGGCCGCCGACCTACTCGAGGGCGAGCAGGTCACGATCGTCGACATCGACAACGGTGCCCGGCTGGTCACGTATGCGATCACCGGTGAGCGCGGCAGCGGCGTGATCGGCATCAACGGTGCCGCCGCGCATCTCATCCATCCCGGCGACCTGGTGATCCTGATCGCCTACGGCACCATGGAGGACGCCGAGGCCCGGGCCTATCAGCCGCGGATCGTGTTCGTCGACGCCGAAAACAAGCAGATCGACCTCGGCCACGACCCCGCATACGTACCTGCGGATGCGTCCGAACTGATGTCGCCACGCTGATGCTGCTCGCGATCGACGTCCGCAACACCCACACCATCGTGGGCCTGATCTCCGGTTCGGGGGATCACGCAAAGGTGGTGCAGCAGTGGCGGATCCGGACCGAATCCGAGGTCACCGCCGACGAGCTCGCGCTGACCATCGACGGCCTGATCGGTGAGGACTCCGAACGGCTGACCGGCGCGGCCGGGCTGTCGACCGTGCCGTCGGTGCTGCATGAGGTGCGCCTCATGCTCGAGCAGTACTGGCCCGCGGTGCCGCACGTGCTCATCGAACCCGGCGTGCGCACGGGAATCCCGCTGCTGGTCGACAATCCGAAAGAGGTCGGTGCCGACCGGATCGTGAATTGCCTTGCGGCATACCACAAGTACCGCACAGCGGCGATCGTCGTCGACTTCGGCTCGTCGATCTGCGTCGACGTCGTCTCGGCCAAGGGCGAGTTCCTCGGCGGGGCCATCGCGCCGGGCGTCCAGGTGTCCTCGGACGCCGCGGCGGCCCGGTCGGCGGCGCTGCGTCGCGTCGAGCTGACTCGGCCGCGCTCGGTGGTCGGCAAGAACACCGTCGAGTGCATGCAGGCCGGTGCGGTGTTCGGCTTCGCGGGGCTCGTCGACGGTTTGGTCAACCGGATTCGCGACGATGTCGACGGCTTCTCGGGCACCGATGTCGCGGTGGTGGCGACCGGATACACCGCGCCGCTCGTGCTGCCCGATCTGCGGACAGTCGAACACTACGATCAGCACCTCACCCTCGACGGCCTGCGCATGGTGTTCGAACGCAACCGCGACAACCAGCGCGGCAGGCTCAAGCCCGCGCGCTGAGTTTTTTCACGCTCGCCGCAACACATAAGCTGGCATTTCGTGACCCCAGCCGACAGTGACCAGACGTCCCAGCTCCAGACCGACATCCCCGAGCAGTTCCGGATCCGTCAGGGCAAGCGGGAGCGGTTGCTCGCCGAAGGCCGTGAACCGTATCCCGTGCAGGTGCCGCGTACCCACACCCTGGCCGAGCTGCGCGCCGCGTACCCCGAGCTGGCGGCCGACACCCAGACCGGGCAGATCGTCGGCGTCGCCGGCCGCGTGGTGTTCGCCCGCAACTCCGGCAAGCTGTGCTTTGCGACGCTGCAGGAGGGGGACGGCACTCAGCTGCAGGCCATGATCAGCCTGGCCCAGGTGGGGCAGGAGGCGCTGGACGCCTGGAAAGCCGACGTCGACCTCGGCGACATCGTGTTCGTGCACGGTGAGGTGATCAGTTCCAAGCGCGGTGAACTTTCGGTTCTCGCCGATTCCTGGCAGATGGCGGCCAAGGCGCTGCGGCCACTTCCGGTTGCCCACAAGGAAATGAGCGAAGAGGCCAGGGTGCGTCAGCGCTATGTCGACCTGATCGTGCGGCCCGAGGCGCGCGTGATTGCGCGGCAGCGTGTCGCGGTGGTGCGGGCCGTGCGAAACGCACTCGAACGGCGCGGTTTCCTCGAAGTCGAGACGCCGATGCTGCAGACGCAGGCCGGCGGCGCGGCGGCCCGTCCGTTCATCACGCACTCCAATGCGCTCGACACCGACCTCTACCTGCGGATCGCGCCGGAACTGTTCCTGAAACGGTGCGCAGTGGGCGGGTTCGAGAAAGTTTTCGAGTTAAATCGCAACTTTCGTAACGAAGGTGTCGATTCCACGCACTCGCCTGAATTCGCGATGCTCGAGACTTATCAGGCTTACGGTGACTACAACGATTCCGCGACCGTGACCCGCGAGATTATTCAAGAGGTTGCCGACGAAGCCATCGGCACCCGCCAGGTGCCATTGCCCGATGGCACGGTCTATGACTTGGACGGTCAATGGGACACCGTGGAAATGTATCCATCTCTGTCCCAAGCGCTCGGTGAGGAGATCACGCCGCAGACGCCCGCCGAGCAGTTGTGGCGGATTGCCGATCGACTCGGGGCCGAGATTCCGCGGGACCGTGGCTTCGGGCACGGGAAATTGGTCGAGGAACTCTGGGAACACACCGTCGGCGAGAAGTTGTGGGCGCCGACGTTCGTCCGGGACTTTCCCATCGAAACTACTCCGCTGGTGCGTGCGCATCGCAGCATTCCGGGTGTCACCGAGAAGTGGGACTTGTACGTCCGCCGTTTCGAACTCGCCACCGGATATTCAGAACTCATCGACCCGGTAATCCAGCGGGAACGGTTCGAGGCGCAGGCCAGGGCCGCGGCTGCGGGTGATGACGAGGCAATGGTGCTCGACGACGATTTCCTTGCGGCATTGGAGTATGCGATGCCGCCGACCACCGGAACCGGAATGGGTATCGACCGCTTGTTGATGGCGCTCACAGGGTTGTCAATTAGGGAGACGGTTTTGTTCCCGATTGTGCGGCGGCACGGCAACTGATCCCGGTGTGAGCCGCGCGTTGTTGAAATTCTGCGAGTCTTTGTGGCACATTGGTGCCGGGCTGCGGGATACTCGGGGATAGTTCTTACGACTCAGCAATGCGTGAAGCAGAAGGGTTCGGTGTGGGGTAATGGCGAAGAAAGTGACCGTCACGCTTGTTGACGATTTCGATGGCGAAGCCACCGCTGACGAGACGGTCGAATTCGGGCTCGACGGAGTGAGCTACGAGATTGACCTTTCCTCCAAGAATGCCGCCAAGCTCCGTAATGATCTGAAGCAGTGGGTCGAGGCCGGACGCCGCGTCGGTGGACGCAGGCGGGGACGCGCCGCGGCGACGACGGGTCGTGGCCGTGGCGCCATCGACCGTGAGCAGAGCGCGGCCATCCGGGAATGGGCGCGGCGCAACGGACACAATGTGTCGACCCGGGGCCGCATCCCCGCCGACGTCATCGATGCATTCCACGCCGCGACGTGATGCCGCCGCGCGTGCGGCAACAAACGCGAAAGTAGCCAGCTCCGGACCGGCGGGTTTCCGCCGGTCCGTTGTTTTCGCTAGAGGCGAACTGCCGCGCCGGGGTTCGCGGAAACGTTTCCGGGAACCCCGGCGTTGCTCAATTGCAGCGCCGGGTACTGGAGAAATCTGTGGCAACGACGAATTGTCGGAGCATCTGGTTGGTGAAGCAGTAGACACCGCCAACCTCCGCGCCCGGGGTCGCCGCCCATTAGAGTGGACGGCAGGTAGTACGCAGCCGGCGAAGAGAAGTTGCTGCTGCGTGAAGTACCGCTACGTGATGGAGAGCAGGTAACCACCGATGTTCGAACGCTTTACCGACCGCGCACGGCGCGTCGTCGTCTTGGCCCAGGAAGAGGCCAGGATGCTCAACCACAACTACATCGGCACCGAGCACATCCTGCTTGGACTCATTCACGAAGGTGAAGGCGTCGCGGCCAAGTCGCTGGAGTCGTTGGGCATCTCCCTGGAAGGTGTGCGCAGCCAGGTCGAGGAGATCATCGGCCAGGGCCAGCAGGCGCCGTCCGGGCACATCCCGTTCACGCCGCGCGCCAAGAAGGTGCTCGAGCTCTCGCTGCGCGAGGCGCTGCAGCTCGGCCACAACTACATCGGCACCGAGCACATTCTGCTCGGCCTGATCCGTGAAGGCGAAGGCGTCGCGGCCCAGGTGCTGGTCAAGCTCGGCGCCGAGCTGACGCGCGTGCGCCAGCAGGTGATCCAGCTGCTGAGTGGCTACCAGGGCAAGGAGGCCGCCGAGGCAGGCACCGGTGGCCGCGGCGGTGAGTCGGGCAACCCGTCCACGTCGCTGGTCCTCGACCAGTTCGGTCGCAACCTGACCGCTGCCGCCATGGAGGGCAAGCTCGATCCGGTCATCGGCCGCGAGAAGGAAATCGAGCGGGTCATGCAGGTGCTGAGCCGCCGCACCAAGAACAACCCGGTGCTGATCGGCGAGCCCGGCGTCGGCAAGACAGCCGTCGTCGAAGGCCTCGCGCAGGCCATCGTGCACGGCGAGGTGCCCGAGACGCTCAAGGACAAGCAGCTCTACACCCTCGACCTGGGTTCGCTGGTCGCGGGCAGCCGCTACCGCGGTGACTTCGAGGAACGCCTCAAGAAGGTGCTCAAGGAGATCAACACCCGCGGCGACATCATCCTGTTCATCGACGAGCTGCACACACTCGTCGGCGCGGGTGCCGCCGAGGGCGCCATCGACGCGGCATCGATCCTGAAGCCGAAGCTGGCCCGCGGCGAGCTGCAGACCATCGGCGCCACGACCCTCGACGAGTACCGCAAGTACATCGAGAAGGACGCCGCCCTGGAGCGCCGGTTCCAGCCGGTCCAGGTGGGCGAGCCGACCGTCGAGCACACCATCGAGATCCTCAAGGGTCTGCGGGACCGCTACGAGGCGCACCACCGCGTCTCGATCACCGACGGCGCGCTGGTGGCCGCGGCCACCCTGGCCGATCGCTACATCAACGACCGGTTCCTGCCGGACAAGGCGATCGACCTGATCGACGAGGCGGGCGCCCGCATGCGCATCCGCCGGATGACCGCTCCGCCAGACCTGCGCGAGTTCGACGAGAAGATCGCCGACGCGCGCCGCGAGAAGGAGTCCGCGATCGACGCGCAGGACTTCGAGAAGGCCGCGAGCCTGCGGGACCGGGAGAAGCAACTGGTCGCGCAGCGCGCCGAGCGGGAGAAGCAGTGGCGTTCGGGTGATCTCGACGTGGTCGCCGAGGTCGACGACGAGCAGATCGCCGAGGTGCTGGGCAACTGGACCGGCATCCCCGTGTTCAAGCTGACCGAGGAGGAGACCACTCGGCTGCTGCGCATGGAGGACGAGCTGCACAAGCGGATCATCGGCCAGGAGGACGCCGTCAAGGCCGTCTCGAAGGCGATCCGCCGTACGCGTGCCGGCCTGAAGGATCCAAAGCGTCCGTCCGGTTCGTTCATCTTCGCCGGCCCGTCCGGTGTCGGTAAGACCGAACTGTCCAAGGCGCTGGCCAACTTCCTGTTCGGCGAGGACGACGCGCTCATCCAGATCGACATGGGCGAGTTCCACGACCGCTTCACCGCGTCGCGGCTGTTCGGTGCTCCCCCCGGATACGTCGGCTACGAAGAGGGCGGCCAGCTCACCGAGAAGGTGCGCCGCAAGCCGTTCAGCGTCGTGCTGTTCGACGAGATCGAGAAGGCCCATCAGGAGATCTACAACAGCCTCCTGCAGGTGCTCGAGGACGGTCGCCTCACCGACGGTCAGGGTCGCACGGTCGACTTCAAGAACACCGTGCTGATCTTCACGTCGAACCTGGGCACGTCCGACATCTCGAAGGCCGTCGGCCTCGGCTTCTCGCAGGGCGGTGGCGAGAACAACTACGAGCGGATGAAGCAGAAGGTCAACGACGAGCTGAAGAAGCACTTCCGCCCGGAGTTCCTGAACCGTATCGACGACATCATCGTGTTCCACCAGCTGACGCAGGACGAGATCATCAAGATGGTCGACCTGATGATCGGCCGGGTCGCCAACCAGCTCAAGACCAAGGACATGGCTCTGGAGCTGACCGACAAGGCCAAGGCTCTGCTGGCCAAGCGCGGGTTCGATCCGGTGCTGGGTGCGCGGCCGCTGCGCCGCACCATCCAGCGCGAGATCGAGGACCAGCTGTCGGAGAAGATCCTGTTCGAGGAGGTCGGACCGGGCCAGCTGGTGACGGTCGACGTCGAAGGTTGGGACGGCGAAGGTGCGGGCGAGGACGCCAAGTTCACGTTCGCCGGCGGGCCCAAGAAGGCCGAGCCCGCCGAGCCGGTCGCGGCCGGCGCGAGCGCGGCCG
Proteins encoded:
- the panC gene encoding pantoate--beta-alanine ligase, with the translated sequence MINSKAPAFTAGELNVYSRPRDVTAVTGALRATGRRVMLVPTMGALHDGHLTLIRAAKRVPGSVVVVSIFVNPLQFGAGEDLDAYPRTLDDDLAALRAEGVEIAFTPTAADMYPEGPRTSVDPGPIGSELEGASRPGHFAGVLTVVMKLLQIVRPDRAFFGEKDYQQLVLIRQMVNDLNIDVRIVGVPIVRESDGLAMSSRNRYLSEDEREQAGALSASLLAGMYGAGEGVSAALDAARAVLDEVSAIAVDYLEVRGVDLGPAPASGPARMLIAARLGTTRLLDNIAIDIGVPSGPGPDVAYDEHELPWRN
- the clpC1 gene encoding ATP-dependent protease ATP-binding subunit ClpC, with protein sequence MFERFTDRARRVVVLAQEEARMLNHNYIGTEHILLGLIHEGEGVAAKSLESLGISLEGVRSQVEEIIGQGQQAPSGHIPFTPRAKKVLELSLREALQLGHNYIGTEHILLGLIREGEGVAAQVLVKLGAELTRVRQQVIQLLSGYQGKEAAEAGTGGRGGESGNPSTSLVLDQFGRNLTAAAMEGKLDPVIGREKEIERVMQVLSRRTKNNPVLIGEPGVGKTAVVEGLAQAIVHGEVPETLKDKQLYTLDLGSLVAGSRYRGDFEERLKKVLKEINTRGDIILFIDELHTLVGAGAAEGAIDAASILKPKLARGELQTIGATTLDEYRKYIEKDAALERRFQPVQVGEPTVEHTIEILKGLRDRYEAHHRVSITDGALVAAATLADRYINDRFLPDKAIDLIDEAGARMRIRRMTAPPDLREFDEKIADARREKESAIDAQDFEKAASLRDREKQLVAQRAEREKQWRSGDLDVVAEVDDEQIAEVLGNWTGIPVFKLTEEETTRLLRMEDELHKRIIGQEDAVKAVSKAIRRTRAGLKDPKRPSGSFIFAGPSGVGKTELSKALANFLFGEDDALIQIDMGEFHDRFTASRLFGAPPGYVGYEEGGQLTEKVRRKPFSVVLFDEIEKAHQEIYNSLLQVLEDGRLTDGQGRTVDFKNTVLIFTSNLGTSDISKAVGLGFSQGGGENNYERMKQKVNDELKKHFRPEFLNRIDDIIVFHQLTQDEIIKMVDLMIGRVANQLKTKDMALELTDKAKALLAKRGFDPVLGARPLRRTIQREIEDQLSEKILFEEVGPGQLVTVDVEGWDGEGAGEDAKFTFAGGPKKAEPAEPVAAGASAAGSSTTTTE
- the panD gene encoding aspartate 1-decarboxylase, with translation MLRTMLKSKIHRATVTQADLHYVGSVTIDADLMEAADLLEGEQVTIVDIDNGARLVTYAITGERGSGVIGINGAAAHLIHPGDLVILIAYGTMEDAEARAYQPRIVFVDAENKQIDLGHDPAYVPADASELMSPR
- a CDS encoding type III pantothenate kinase: MLLAIDVRNTHTIVGLISGSGDHAKVVQQWRIRTESEVTADELALTIDGLIGEDSERLTGAAGLSTVPSVLHEVRLMLEQYWPAVPHVLIEPGVRTGIPLLVDNPKEVGADRIVNCLAAYHKYRTAAIVVDFGSSICVDVVSAKGEFLGGAIAPGVQVSSDAAAARSAALRRVELTRPRSVVGKNTVECMQAGAVFGFAGLVDGLVNRIRDDVDGFSGTDVAVVATGYTAPLVLPDLRTVEHYDQHLTLDGLRMVFERNRDNQRGRLKPAR
- the lysS gene encoding lysine--tRNA ligase produces the protein MTPADSDQTSQLQTDIPEQFRIRQGKRERLLAEGREPYPVQVPRTHTLAELRAAYPELAADTQTGQIVGVAGRVVFARNSGKLCFATLQEGDGTQLQAMISLAQVGQEALDAWKADVDLGDIVFVHGEVISSKRGELSVLADSWQMAAKALRPLPVAHKEMSEEARVRQRYVDLIVRPEARVIARQRVAVVRAVRNALERRGFLEVETPMLQTQAGGAAARPFITHSNALDTDLYLRIAPELFLKRCAVGGFEKVFELNRNFRNEGVDSTHSPEFAMLETYQAYGDYNDSATVTREIIQEVADEAIGTRQVPLPDGTVYDLDGQWDTVEMYPSLSQALGEEITPQTPAEQLWRIADRLGAEIPRDRGFGHGKLVEELWEHTVGEKLWAPTFVRDFPIETTPLVRAHRSIPGVTEKWDLYVRRFELATGYSELIDPVIQRERFEAQARAAAAGDDEAMVLDDDFLAALEYAMPPTTGTGMGIDRLLMALTGLSIRETVLFPIVRRHGN
- the lsr2 gene encoding histone-like nucleoid-structuring protein Lsr2; this translates as MAKKVTVTLVDDFDGEATADETVEFGLDGVSYEIDLSSKNAAKLRNDLKQWVEAGRRVGGRRRGRAAATTGRGRGAIDREQSAAIREWARRNGHNVSTRGRIPADVIDAFHAAT